In one Brienomyrus brachyistius isolate T26 chromosome 5, BBRACH_0.4, whole genome shotgun sequence genomic region, the following are encoded:
- the LOC125742624 gene encoding sterol regulatory element-binding protein 1-like, whose protein sequence is MDCTLEDMLQLINNHDMEFCSVFDHPQFTGGAATQDFRAPPESSAPSAPMSASTLHPQSTATSHLDALLDIPDPATLYQPPPPVQSPLPQISTPSHPKLHQTMLSGHTQCWEAQVSCDAAEDADCPRQAPSVPSQQQQSQLAVSHHSVDEYSAVRSHHSSQPTSSLTAPLQSATCAARVQGPSTESLLTTSSSPSTQIFSQHAQQVPVFLQPQFIKTDSLLLTSLKPDMGSMKPPCVTCAPVQTTSLQALINGGAILTTVPIMVDAEKLPISRISSAGKPSNKGEKRTAHNAIEKRYRNSINDKIIQLKDLVAGTDAKLNKSSVLRKAIDCIRFLQQSNQKLKQENMTLKMATQKNRSLKDLVALEVEGPACGVTSELLTPPPSNAGSPMHCSSFPHCSSDSEPSSPFGGLVLKQPKVSRRDVAMMDRSRVALCIFTFLFLSLNPMGSLLSRGMGGTGTAGTTGYTGTSGSSRTIMSVKNGGNVEAAVWMHPAVPVLSAWLLNGLLVAAVLVWLLVYGEPLTRPHSGSSALFLRHYKQADEDLAKGDFARASQNFQTCLEALGRPLPASKLDLLCAVLWAGLRLGLQWLWVGRWLAGKAGSLWPDPPSQSDGRASCADAALVYHRLHQLHLMGKLGGGSLSGLHAALSAVNLAECSGDRLAAATLARIHVCAALGVKASLPRGLRFAAWVFLSSARRVCLAPGSCVPPDMRWLSHPLGLRFFMDGQWTVHGSPRDSVYSQARSKAEPLAQVMQAFREHLLEKALLCVLSSPKDKTPGEGEGEYCQALEYLQLLISFSDAEVSMQSVALGSGLAAVTGCDIHSRWWASRMGVMISWRQGEKDAAEKLCAAVEDLPVSLQAQENPLPRAAQFTFRAIQAIQGQRENWQLSLGYSERASGLLKDSLSRDPPGRAGVIDKLLQVLLCDLLLVTRSTVWHRQQGSLPGGLLPAPVQQLHGFQQDLSSLRKLVQSFRPGTHRLFLHEATARLMAGVSPVRGQQYLRLCLRRRTTSASTSGEP, encoded by the exons atgGATTGCACTTTGGAAG ATATGCTGCAGCTCATCAATAACCATGACATGGAGTTCTGCAGTGTTTTTGATCATCCCCAGTTCACTGGAGGTGCCGCTACTCAGGACTTCAGAGCCCCCCCCGAGTCCAGTGCTCCTTCAGCCCCCATGTCAGCTTCCACTCTCCATCCACAGTCGACTGCCACCTCACACTTAGATGCCCTGCTGGATATTCCTGACCCCGCTACCCTGtaccagcccccaccccctgtgCAGTCTCCTCTTCCCCAAATTTCAACCCCCAGTCACCCCAAGCTCCACCAAACCATGTTATCCGGTCATACGCAGTGCTGGGAGGCCCAGGTTTCATGCGATGCTGCAGAAGATGCAGACTGTCCTCGACAGGCGCCCTCTGTCCCATCTCAGCAGCAGCAGTCGCAGCTTGCGGTCAGCCATCACAGTGTGGACGAGTACTCAG CGGTCCGTAGTCATCATTCTTCACAGCCCACCTCCAGTCTTACAGCTCCTCTGCAGTCAGCCACATGTGCAGCCCGGGTTCAAGGTCCATCCACCGAATCCCTGCTGACCACATCGTCAAGTCCCTCCACACAGATTTTTTCCCAGCACGCTCAGCAAGTTCCT GTGTTCCTCCAGCCCCAGTTCATCAAAACAGACTCATTGTTGCTGACCTCCCTTAAGCCCGACATGGGTTCCATGAAGCCtccttgtgttacatgtgctCCTGTGCAGACTACATCTCTACAG GCTCTGATAAATGGTGGCGCTATCTTGACCACTGTGCCCATCATGGTGGACGCGGAGAAGCTCCCAATTAGCCGCATATCTTCAGCTGGCAAACCGTCAAACAAGGGAGAGAAGCGTACGGCCCACAATGCCATAGAAAAGCGATACCGCAACTCAATCAATGACAAGATCATTCAGCTTAAAGACTTAGTTGCTGGAACCGACGCCAAG CTGAATAAGTCGTCGGTATTGAGAAAGGCGATCGACTGCATCCGCTTCCTCCAGCAGTCTAATCAGAAGCTGAAGCAAGAGAATATGACTCTCAAGATGGCCACCCAGAAAAACA GATCTCTGAAagatctggtggccctggagGTGGAGGGCCCGGCCTGCGGCGTGACGAGCGAGCTGCTCACGCCTCCACCCTCTAATGCCGGGTCACCTATGCACTGCAGCTCcttcccccactgcagcagtgaCTCTGAGCCCAGCAGCCCTTTCGGCGGG CTGGTGCTTAAGCAGCCGAAGGTCTCCCGGCGTGATGTGGCCATGATGGATCGCTCCCGCGTAGCACTCTGCATCTTCACctttctcttcctctccctgAATCCAATGGGGTCCCTGCTAAGCAGGGGGATGGGCGGTACGGGTACTGCGGGCACCACAGGGTACACAGGGACCAGTGGATCAAGCCGCACCATCATGAGTGTGAAAAATGGAG GAAACGTGGAGGCGGCGGTGTGGATGCACCCGGCGGTCCCTGTCCTCTCCGCCTGGCTTCTGAATGGCCTGCTGGTGGCTGCCGTCCTGGTGTGGCTGCTGGTGTACGGGGAACCCCTGACCAGGCCCCACTCCGGCTCATCTGCCCTGTTCTTGAGGCACTACAAGCAGGCCGATGAGGACCTCGCCAAG GGAGATTTCGCCCGGGCTTCACAGAACTTTCAGACTTGCCTGGAGGCTCTGGGGCGCCCCCTGCCTGCATCTAAGCTGGACCTGCTGTGTGCCGTCCTCTGGGCAGGACTGAGGCTGGGCCTGCAGTGGCTGTGGGTGGGTCGCTGGTTGGCGGGGAAGGCGGGCAGCCTTTGGCCGGATCCGCCCTCACAGAGCGACGGTCGTGCCAGCTGTGCAGACGCAGCCCTTGTTTACCACCGGCTGCACCAGCTGCACTTGATGG GAAAGCTGGGAGGTGGCAGCCTCTCTGGCCTGCACGCAGCCCTGAGCGCGGTGAACCTGGCCGAGTGCTCGGGGGACAGGCTGGCTGCGGCCACACTGGCCCGGATCCACGTCTGTGCCGCACTGGGAGTCAAGGCCAGCCTGCCGCGGGGCCTGCGCTTCGCCGCC TGGGTATTCCTGAGCAGTGCGCGTCGCGTCTGCCTCGCCCCTGGCTCCTGCGTCCCCCCAGACATGCGCTGGCTCTCTCACCCCCTGGGTCTCCGCTTCTTCATGGACGGGCAGTGGACTGTGCACGGCTCTCCAAGGGACAGTGTCTACAGCCAGGCCAGGAGCAAAG CGGAGCCCCTGGCCCAGGTGATGCAGGCATTTCGGGAGCACCTTCTGGAGAAGGCCCTGCTGTGTGTGCTCTCCTCACCAAAGGACAAGACCCCCGGGGAGGGAGAGGG GGAGTATTGCCAGGCTCTGGAGTACCTCCAGCTGCTCATCAGCTTCTCAGACGCTGAGGTCTCCATGCAGTCTGTGGCCCTGGGGTCCGGCCTGGCAGCAGTCACTG GATGCGACATCCACTCCAGATGGTGGGCCTCTAGGATGGGGGTCATGATCAGTTGGCGCCAAGGAGAAAAAGATGCTGCAGAGAAACTCTGTGCAGCTGTGGAGGACTTGCCTGTGagcctgcaggcacagga GAACCCTTTGCCCAGAGCCGCCCAGTTCACATTCAGGGCGATACAGGCCATCCAGGGCCAAAGGGAGAACTGGCAGCTGAGCCTAGGATACAGTGAGAGGGCTAGCGGGCTCCTGAAGGACAGCCTGAGCCGGGACCCCCCCGGCCGTGCCGGGGTCATTGACAAG CTACTGCAGGTGCTGCTGTGCGACCTGCTCCTGGTCACGCGTTCCACCGTGTGGCACCGTCAGCAAGGCTCCCTGCCCGGTGGTCTCCTCCCGGCCCCTGTGCAGCAGCTTCACGGCTTTCAGCAGGACCTGAGCTCCCTGAGGAAGCTGGTGCAGAGCTTCAGGCCTGGCACACACAGG CTGTTCCTGCACGAGGCCACAGCGAGGCTGATGGCGGGAGTCAGCCCCGTACGCGGCCAGCAGTACCTGCGCCTCTGCCTGCGGCGTCGCACCACGTCGGCCAGCACGTCAG GTGAACCTTGA